The DNA sequence GCACTGTCTTCACCCAACAGCTGCGGATTGTCCTTGAGGTGATTGAGCAGCGCCTTCAAATCCTTCAGGTCGAGCAGCAAAAGCCCTTCACTGTCTGCAACCTTGAATGCGGCATAGAGTGCCGCTTGCTGGCTGTCGCTCAACTCCAGCAGGCTGCCGAGCAAAAGCGGCCCCATTTCGCTGATGGTTGTTCGTAGAGGATGACCGGACTCGCCGTGTATATCCCACAAGGTCACCGGATAGGCCTGCGTTCTGTGATCGAGCCAGGGCATTCCGGCAATCCGCTCGGCGACCTTGCCCTGCGGGTTGCCTACCGCCCCCAGCCCGCACAGGTCACCTTTGATATCAGCGGCAAACACCGCCACACCCGCATCGCTGAAGGCTTCGGCCAAGCGTTGCAAGGTCACGGTTTTACCGGTCCCGGTAGCACCTGCCACCAGGCCATGACGGTTGGCCAGGCGCATTTCCTGGAAAATCGGCTGGCCGCCCAGGTCGGCACCGAGAACAAGTTGCGAAGAATCAGGCATTTTTTCACCCTTGGTTAAGCTTTGGCTCGAGTCTGTCGATACCAGTATAGGTAACAGGATTGTTCCGAATGACCGGTCAGATAAACCCCAAAGGGACGGGGGACTATCAGTTGTCAGCCTGTCATTTCATGTGAACAACTCTTGTGGGCAACCGGAATACAAGACCTTGGCGGACACAACACGTTATGAATAAAAACCTCCGTTTCAGCCACAAGATTCTGCTTGCGGCGTCCCTTATCGTAGTAGTCGCCTTCGCGCTATTCACGTTGTACAACGACTATCTTCAGCGTAATGCCATTGGCGAAGACCTGGATAACTATCTCAATGAAATGGGCGACGTCACTTCGACCAACATCAAGAACTGGTTCGACGGGCGCATTCTGCTGATCGAAAACCTTTCACAAAACGTCGCCTTGAACCCAGACCTGGCCAATGTCAGCGACCTGCTCGAACAAAAAGCCCTGGCCACAAGTTTCCTGGGTGTCTACCTGGGCGCAACCGATGGCAAGTTCCTCATTCGCCCCGACAGCAAGATGCCCGATGGATATGACCCGCGTGTTCGTCCCTGGTACAAGAGCGGCCAATCCAACAATGGGCCGGCATTGACCGAACCTTATATCGACATGGCGTCCAACAAGCTGGTGATTTCCATCGTTGCGGCAACCAGCAAGGGTGGTCAGAACGCTGGCGTGGTCGGGGGCGATCTGAGCCTCGATGCACTCACTGAAATCATCAATTCGCTGAATTTCGGCGGGATGGGCTACGCCTTCCTGGTCAGCGCCGATGGCAAGGTATTGGTCCATCCGGACAAGAACCTGGTGATGAAGTCACTGAGCGACGTCTACCCACAGAACACTCCGCGGATCAGCGGCGATCGCAGCGAAATCGAAGTGGACGGCAAGACTCGCATCCTGGCGTTCAGCCCGGTCAAGGGCCTGCCTTCGGTAAACTGGTACATCGGCCTGTCTATAGACAAGGACAAGGCCTACTCGATGCTCAGTGAATTCCGTGCCTCGGCTGTCATCGCCACCGTGATAGCCCTGGTGTTCATTATTACGTTGCTCGGCATGCTGATCCGCCTGCTGATGCAACCGCTGCACACCATGAGCCGGGCCATGGAAGACATCGCCGAGGGTGAAGGCGACTTGACCAAGCGCCTGACCATCCACACCCAGGATGAATTCGGCATTCTCGGCACAGCTTTCAACCGTTTCGTCGAACGGATTCATGGCTCGATCCGCGAAGTCTCGTCGGCCACCGAGCAAGTCAACGAAGTCGCCCTGCGCGTGGTCAGTGCGTCCAACTCCTCGATGCTCAACTCCGACGAACAGGCCAACCGGACCAACAGCGTGGCCGCAGCGATCAACCAACTGGGCGCCGCCGCCCAGGAAATCGCCCATAACGCCGCACAGGCTTCACAACACGCAAGCTCGGCCCGCCATCTGGCCGAAGAAGGCCAGCAGGTGGTCGATCGCAGCATCCAGGCGATGAACCGGCTGTCGGACCTGATCTGTACGTCAAGCGCTCACATCGAGACGCTTAACAGCAAAACCGTGAATATCGGCCAGATCCTCGAAGTCATCACCAGTATCTCTCAGCAAACCAATCTGCTGGCGCTCAACGCGGCGATCGAAGCCGCTCGCGCCGGCGAGGCCGGCCGCGGTTTTGCCGTCGTCGCCGACGAAGTCCGCAACCTGGCCCATCGCACCCAGGAATCGGCTCAGCAGGTGCAGAGCATGATCGAAGAGCTGCAGGTCGGCGCGCGCGAGTCGGTCAGCACCATGGGTGAGAGCCAGCGCCACAGCCAGGACAGTGTGTCGATCGCCAACCAGGCGGGCGAACGCCTGGGCAGCGTGACCCAGCGTATCGGCGAGATCGATGGCATGAACCAGTCGGTGGCGACCGCGACCGAGGAGCAGACGGCGGTGGTTGACTCGATCAACATGGATATCAACGAAATCAACACGCTCAATCAGGAGGGTGTAGAAAACCTGCAGTCCACCTTGCGTGCCTGTTCGGATCTTGAGCAGCAGGCTGCTCGGCTGAAGCAGCTGGTGGGTAGTTTCAGGATCTGATTGAGTCAGTCAGGGCCTC is a window from the Pseudomonas sp. LS1212 genome containing:
- a CDS encoding methyl-accepting chemotaxis protein is translated as MLNSDEQANRTNSVAAAINQLGAAAQEIAHNAAQASQHASSARHLAEEGQQVVDRSIQAMNRLSDLICTSSAHIETLNSKTVNIGQILEVITSISQQTNLLALNAAIEAARAGEAGRGFAVVADEVRNLAHRTQESAQQVQSMIEELQVGARESVSTMGESQRHSQDSVSIANQAGERLGSVTQRIGEIDGMNQSVATATEEQTAVVDSINMDINEINTLNQEGVENLQSTLRACSDLEQQAARLKQLVGSFRI